In Embleya scabrispora, the DNA window CGGCGCTGGCGCACCTCTTCGCGCACGGTCGTCGCGAGGTCCTTGAGCGCCATCGCAAGGCCGGGCCCGCGGTCCGAGGAGCGCAGGATCAGCGCCGCCGCGATCTTGTCCGCCGTGGCGTCGCCCAGATCGGCGGCGAACGCCCGCAGCGCCTCCTCGGGGCGCCACCGGGACTGCAATCGGCTGACCAGGTCGCCGACCTCCTCGACGATCGGCTCCGGGCAGGTGGCCCGCGAGGTGAGGATCGCGTTCTCGAGGCCGGCGCCCAGTTCGATCAGGTCGGCGATCCGTCGGGTCCACTCGGCGAGCGCGTCCAGGCGCTTGATCACACTGTGGTCGCTCTTGGTGGGCGCGAGCAGCCAGGGCAGCCCGGAGAACGCGGCGATCACCAGGAGCCCGGCGCCCAGGAATCCGGTGAACAGCCAGACCAGCGCGGCGACCACGACTCCGACCGACAGGCGGACCCGGCGGGCGGTGCGTTGCCGCGCCGTCACCGGTCCGGACCGCATCCGGCGGATCGCCGTCTCCATGCGGCCCGGCGGCTTGGGGGTCGGGTCGTCGTAGGTGCCGACGAGCCCGACGATCAGCCCGATCACCCCGCCGACCAGCAGGCATCCGCACACCGCGACCAACAGCGCGTCACCCATACGATCACCCGCCCTGGTGCAGCTTGAGCCGCAACGGGCGCCAGCCGTGCGGTTCGTCCAGCAGATGCGGACTGAACCCGGCCCGGATCAGATCCGGCATGTCCGAGGGGTACATCCGGGCCGTGGCGCGCGGATCGTCGGCGGTCGGCGCGAAGATCGTGTTCACGGCCGGGCGGCGGTGTTCGCCCATCCCGGTCACCTCCAGGACGTGCGAGACGAAGCGATGCCGTTTGCCGCCGATGGCCGTCTCGTCGATCATCCGCACGAAGACGACGTAGTCGACGGCGTTGGAGGCCAGCCGGTAGGCCAGTTCGGGACTCATGTGCGCGCCGTACTCCAGGCAGAGTTCGGCGATCCGGTCGAAGATCATGTCCGGCTCGCGCACGTGCAGCGTGCACATCGAGCCGCCCTCGCCGTTGGTCATCACGCGCAACATCGGCACGATCTCGCTGGAGCGCACCTCGCCGACGATCATCCGCGACAACGACATGCGCAGCGCGGAGGGGATCAGTTCGCCGATGGTCAACTCGCCCGCCGACTTGCCGTCGATGCCGCGTTCGCCGTTGCCCTCGCGGGCCTCGATCGCCACGACTTGGCGCAGGTGGCCCAACTCGTGCAGGAACAGTTCCAGTTCGGTTTCGAAGGTGCCGATCCGCTCGTCCCGGGGGATCTCGTGGGACAACGCGCGCAGCAGCGAGGTCTTGCCGACGCCCTGGGTGCCGCAGATGATCAGGTTCTTCTTCGCCCGGACCAGCGAGCCGAGGAAGGCGGCCAGTGTGCGGTCCAGCGTGCCCAGTCCGATCAGTTCGGCGAGGCGCACGTCGCGCACCCGGTGCCGGCGGATGGTCACGTAGGTGTGCGGGGTGACCTCGGTGATCGCCTGGAGCCGGGAGCCGTCCGGCAGTCGCAGGGCCAGAGTGGGTTGCGCGGTGGACAGGGTGCGCTCGCCGCTGCCGTGCCGCCGGGCCAGGTCGCGCAACAACTCGCGCAGCTCGTCGTCGGAGGCGGTCAGCGGGGGCACCTGGACGCGGGGGCGGTCCGCGTAGTCGACCCAGACCGTGTCGTAGCCGTTGACGAGGATGTTCTCCACGGCCGGGTCGGTCAGGTACGGCTCCAGCGGCCCGGCTCGGAACAGCCAGTCCCACACCGCGCGCGCCATCGCCCGGTCCTCGGCGGGCGTGGTGGAGATGCCGCGCTCGCGGGCGGTGATGTCCGCCCACTCGGCGACCACCTGGGCGACGATCGCCCGACCGCGCTGTTCCCGGTCGCCGGTGGTCATGCCGGGCGCCGACTTGTCGAACTCGTGCAGCTGTTCGGCCGCCCGGTCCTTCAGGATCCGCACCACGGCCGGATCCACGACCGGTTCCCCGGACGGGTTGCGGGGCGGACTGGGCGCGGTGGTGAGCGGGGCGTGCGGGCCGGTGCCGGTGGGGGCGGGCGCCGCGGACGGGCGGCGGCTGACCGTGCCGACGCCGTTGGCGCTCACGCTCGCGGTCGGCGGCACGGTGAACATGCCGTCGCGCGAACCGGCGGGGCGGGCGGCGCCGTTGACGTGCCCGTTCGCGCCGGGCACGACGTGCGGTGGGGTCGGCACGGCGTTCGGCGCGGACATCGTGCTCGGCGGAACGGGCGTGCCGTTGGCGGGGGTCGGCGGCGGGACGTGGCCCACGGCGGGCGTCAGCGAGCCCGCGCCGGCCGACCAGGTGTGCTCCGGGCCGGTCGCGGGATCGGCGCCGGCCCGTTGGAAGCCCTCCGGCCAGGTGCGCAGCGGGGGCGGCGCGTAGAACACGTCCTCCGCTTCGGGACGCCCCGGGACGACGTGTATCTGCGGATGGCCGCCGGTCTCGGCGGGGGGCGCGGGTTCCGGTTTGTTGTGCGG includes these proteins:
- a CDS encoding CpaF family protein; this encodes MFDNARPLHPDPHNKPEPAPPAETGGHPQIHVVPGRPEAEDVFYAPPPLRTWPEGFQRAGADPATGPEHTWSAGAGSLTPAVGHVPPPTPANGTPVPPSTMSAPNAVPTPPHVVPGANGHVNGAARPAGSRDGMFTVPPTASVSANGVGTVSRRPSAAPAPTGTGPHAPLTTAPSPPRNPSGEPVVDPAVVRILKDRAAEQLHEFDKSAPGMTTGDREQRGRAIVAQVVAEWADITARERGISTTPAEDRAMARAVWDWLFRAGPLEPYLTDPAVENILVNGYDTVWVDYADRPRVQVPPLTASDDELRELLRDLARRHGSGERTLSTAQPTLALRLPDGSRLQAITEVTPHTYVTIRRHRVRDVRLAELIGLGTLDRTLAAFLGSLVRAKKNLIICGTQGVGKTSLLRALSHEIPRDERIGTFETELELFLHELGHLRQVVAIEAREGNGERGIDGKSAGELTIGELIPSALRMSLSRMIVGEVRSSEIVPMLRVMTNGEGGSMCTLHVREPDMIFDRIAELCLEYGAHMSPELAYRLASNAVDYVVFVRMIDETAIGGKRHRFVSHVLEVTGMGEHRRPAVNTIFAPTADDPRATARMYPSDMPDLIRAGFSPHLLDEPHGWRPLRLKLHQGG
- a CDS encoding type II secretion system F family protein, coding for MGDALLVAVCGCLLVGGVIGLIVGLVGTYDDPTPKPPGRMETAIRRMRSGPVTARQRTARRVRLSVGVVVAALVWLFTGFLGAGLLVIAAFSGLPWLLAPTKSDHSVIKRLDALAEWTRRIADLIELGAGLENAILTSRATCPEPIVEEVGDLVSRLQSRWRPEEALRAFAADLGDATADKIAAALILRSSDRGPGLAMALKDLATTVREEVRQRRAIEADRAGARMAVRWITYITLGVTSLVVVINRDYAAPYGTALGQMVLLLMAIAYVGTLVWMRSLAADRVKPRFLVADPRSVVKAARAVDVQQEQGVHTAPVLRGEWS